Genomic window (Gemmatimonadota bacterium):
GAAAAGGCGGTGGGTGGGCGACATCCGGATCCCGGGGGAGGGTTACGACGGCTCGGCGAAGGCGACTCCCGAACATTACTCCCGGCCGCAATTCCCGCTACCCGTGGCGCGAAGCGCGTTGGGTCGGGCTGCAACGCTCAATGCTGCCCGATCATAGAACGCAACTCATTTGGGGATTGTGAATGCTGCCAGGACCGGGAAACCATCACGACTACCAAGGAGATAGAGGACTCGGCCATCGATCGCGAGGTCTCGAATTCCAATTCCCGTCTTTCCCTGAATGCGAAGGCTGTAACTGTAGCGGAGTGCCGGCATCGAATAGAAATCAATGCATCGCGATGCACAGCTCTTGCCACCGAACCATACGTAGGCTGAGGTGCCATCGAATCCGGTGCGAAGGGAAAAAGGGATCGGGATGTCTGATGTATCTCGTATCTGGGCTGGGGGCTTGTACGCGCGTTGCTCCAGACGTTCCACAAACTTTCCAACGACAGGCGAGCTTTCCGGGTTGAGCGTCGCGATCCCATCCTCCGTTTTCTTCGAGGCCACGCAACCGTATTTGTTGGCCGGCACGGAGGCGAGGTCAAGCGCGTGCGCCATCAAATTCGGCGAAGAAGGATCAAACGGGAATGGAAACCGATTCGTTACCCGGGAACCGAGCCGGACGGTGATTAGCGCACTACTCGGAGGTGCAGGCACGTATAGCAATACATCACCATTCGCGAAGGAGCAGAGCCCAGCGACGAACTGGCCCATCGGGACTGCCTGCTCTGCGGCGAGCGCCCCGTCAGTCGAAAAGAGATAGAGTCGGTGGGTGTCGTTGTCCGCAACGACGACTCCCTGCGGGTGCCAAGATGCAAGCGCCGGCGCGCGGAATTCACCGGGTCCGGACCCACGTTTCGAATACCGCCATATTGTCCTACCCGTCCGTGCATCCAGCCCAACTACAGCAGGACCCTGTGGGTCGGTCAGGAAGATGCGGCCGTTCGAGACGAGCATACGATTGGGGTCCAAAATCGTCGTGTCCGTCTCGCTGCCTCTTATCCAGAGCATGGACTTGTCGGAGAGTGTCAGATCCCTCACCGTCCGCTGAGCGATCGCGCCTTGTACCCACGCTGCGAGCGCGAGCAACAGCAACAAAAAGCAACTCCGCGTGTCAGGTAGGAGCGATGGGCGCAGCCGTCGTAGGGGAACCGGGGCGGAAGGGACAACACACCTGGGCGAACGAAGTAAGCGAGACTGGGGTGCGTCGGCTTGGCGTGGATACGCCACCAGCACCGTCAGGGGAACGGTCATCGGTATGGCTCCGGGTTGCGAATCGCGGATTTGAGCCTCAGTGTCCTGATCTTAGCGATGAACTCCTCGGGATTCAATCAATTTCGTGCGTGACGGCGCACAATCAGAGGCCCGCGATGCGCCAAGGGCGCCAGATCTGAATGACCTGGCGCCCTTCGCAATTGATCTCAGCCAACAGCCTCGCCCTACGCCGTCGCCCCGTGGCACTTCTTGTACTTCTTGCCACTGCCACACGGACAGGGATCGTTGCGCCCCACTTCAGGCCCACCCGACGGCACCGGCGCGCCGAGCATCCCCATCCCGGTCGAGACTCGCGGCGCGGCCACCGGCGTGCGGCTGACGTTGCCGGCGAAGAGATCATCGGACGACGGCTCGTGCGGCCCGCTCTCGACCACCGGTGGCGGCGGAGGCGGGGCCGGCGGACCATCG
Coding sequences:
- a CDS encoding PQQ-binding-like beta-propeller repeat protein, with amino-acid sequence MLLLALAAWVQGAIAQRTVRDLTLSDKSMLWIRGSETDTTILDPNRMLVSNGRIFLTDPQGPAVVGLDARTGRTIWRYSKRGSGPGEFRAPALASWHPQGVVVADNDTHRLYLFSTDGALAAEQAVPMGQFVAGLCSFANGDVLLYVPAPPSSALITVRLGSRVTNRFPFPFDPSSPNLMAHALDLASVPANKYGCVASKKTEDGIATLNPESSPVVGKFVERLEQRAYKPPAQIRDTSDIPIPFSLRTGFDGTSAYVWFGGKSCASRCIDFYSMPALRYSYSLRIQGKTGIGIRDLAIDGRVLYLLGSRDGFPVLAAFTIPK